From the genome of Carassius auratus strain Wakin chromosome 26, ASM336829v1, whole genome shotgun sequence, one region includes:
- the LOC113044630 gene encoding SLIT and NTRK-like protein 1 yields the protein MLLWIVLLKAALCVAIGNVTRDVCKEQVCSCNAIEGDLHIDCEKRSLTNLHHLTGPSSQFYHLLLHGNSLSRLFPNEFANFYNAVSLHLENNGLHDIVPGAFLGLQLVKRLHINNNKIRSFKKNTFLGLDDLEYLQADFNLLRDIDPSVFRDLSKLEVLILNDNLISALPINVFQNVPITHLDLRGNRIKTLPYEGILEQIPGIVEVLLEDNPWDCNCDLVSLKEWLENIPQNVLIGRVICEAPTRLQGNDLNETAETELCPSKSGMDSSLVAPPTQDETPDRGPRPTPSKTSGVTESHSGGGGHKNDRPKARENWQLKTKPTAMATGAVEREPPANTTCPQSCDCKLIGTRQGLGVNCEGKKMESVANLKPKPLTAHELNLRDNNIHTIRRNQLRGYHSLNLLDLGGNNIKMIENGTFQNLTELRWLYMDKNYLDTLMAEMFAGLQNLEYLSLEYNDIQLIMPGTFNPMPNLRVLFLNNNLLKALPMDAFLGVSLSKISLHNNYFTYLPVPGVLDQLSSIIQIDLHGNPWDCTCNIVPFKQWTDKLGADVIVSDLKCESPEQFWKRDFRRIRNDLMCPQLYEKISPTSLSKNSTYPADTGTRPNSYLEPSRVSISVLVPGLLLVFVTSAFTVVGMLVFILRNRKRSKRREGNSSASEINSLQTVCDSSYWHSGAYHADGPHRGYDCGAHSLSDK from the coding sequence ATGCTGCTTTGGATTGTGTTGCTGAAGGCGGCTCTTTGTGTAGCTATCGGGAATGTTACAAGGGACGTCTGTAAGGAGCAGGTCTGCTCCTGCAACGCAATAGAAGGCGATTTGCACATTGACTGTGAAAAAAGGAGCCTCACGAACCTTCACCATTTGACAGGTCCGAGCTCCCAGTTTTACCATCTTCTGCTACATGGGAATTCTTTGTCCAGACTGTTCCCCAACGAGTTCGCTAACTTTTACAATGCAGTGAGCTTGCATTTGGAGAACAATGGCTTGCACGACATTGTGCCCGGTGCATTCCTGGGACTGCAGCTCGTGAAACGGCTGCACATCAATAACAACAAGATCAGGTCTTTCAAAAAGAACACCTTTCTTGGTTTAGATGACCTGGAGTACCTTCAAGCCGATTTCAACCTTCTGAGGGACATCGACCCGTCTGTGTTCAGGGACTTGAGTAAGCTCGAAGTTTTGATCTTAAACGACAACCTTATTAGCGCTCTTCCTATCAACGTGTTTCAAAACGTGCCGATCACGCACCTCGATCTGAGAGGGAACCGAATAAAAACGTTGCCTTACGAAGGGATTCTAGAGCAGATACCTGGCATTGTGGAGGTTTTATTGGAGGACAACCCATGGGATTGCAACTGCGACCTGGTTTCCCTAAAGGAATGGCTAGAGAACATCCCGCAGAATGTGCTCATTGGAAGGGTCATTTGCGAGGCACCCACTCGGCTGCAAGGGAACGACCTGAACGAAACGGCCGAGACGGAGCTGTGCCCTTCAAAGAGCGGCATGGACTCCAGCCTGGTGGCGCCTCCCACCCAAGACGAGACTCCCGACCGCGGCCCCCGTCCCACACCCTCTAAAACGAGCGGGGTGACAGAGTCCCACAGCGGTGGGGGAGGGCATAAAAATGACCGTCCAAAAGCCAGGGAGAACTGGCAgctgaaaacaaaacccacgGCCATGGCGACGGGTGCCGTTGAAAGGGAGCCACCAGCTAATACAACGTGCCCTCAGTCTTGTGATTGTAAGCTGATAGGAACAAGACAGGGGCTAGGAGTTAACTGCGAGGGCAAGAAGATGGAAAGCGTAGCTAATCTCAAACCCAAACCCCTGACCGCGCACGAGTTAAATCTGCGCGACAACAACATTCACACCATCAGACGGAACCAGCTCAGAGGCTACCACAGCTTGAATTTGCTCGATTTGGGGGGGAATAACATCAAGATGATTGAAAACGGCACCTTCCAAAACCTGACAGAGTTAAGGTGGCTCTACATGGACAAGAACTACTTGGACACGTTAATGGCAGAGATGTTCGCTGGACTTCAGAACCTGGAGTATCTCAGTTTGGAATATAACGACATCCAGCTCATAATGCCGGGCACTTTCAACCCGATGCCCAACTTGAGGGTGCTCTTCCTCAACAACAACCTGCTCAAAGCTCTGCCCATGGATGCATTCTTGGGCGTTTCTTTGTCCAAAATAAGCTTGCATAACAATTATTTCACATATCTCCCTGTGCCAGGAGTCCTAGACCAGCTCAGCTCTATCATCCAGATCGATTTGCACGGGAACCCCTGGGATTGCACGTGCAACATCGTTCCCTTCAAACAGTGGACAGACAAGCTCGGAGCAGACGTCATCGTGAGCGACCTCAAATGTGAGTCACCCGAGCAGTTCTGGAAGAGGGATTTCCGGCGAATCAGGAACGATCTGATGTGCCCACAACTCTACGAAAAGATCTCCCCCACCTCGCTGTCCAAAAACAGCACTTACCCGGCAGACACGGGGACGCGGCCCAACTCCTACCTGGAGCCAAGCAGAGTGTCCATTTCTGTGCTCGTGCCCGGTCTACTCTTGGTTTTCGTGACGTCTGCCTTCACTGTGGTGGGAATGCTGGTCTTTATCCTGCGCAATCGAAAGAGATCGAAGCGGAGAGAAGGCAACTCGTCTGCGTCAGAAATCAATTCCTTACAGACAGTATGCGACTCGTCCTACTGGCACAGTGGAGCTTATCATGCAGATGGGCCACACAGAGGTTACGACTGTGGAGCCCACTCTCTCTCTGACAAATGA